The sequence ACAGATCGATTTAAAGAATAGCAAATTACTCGTCTACATCAACAACAAGCTGGTTATCAGCGATCAGGTTCCGTTCGGCGAAGGCGATTGCTTTACAATTTTTTTCGGGGGTAATGAATTCAGGAATTTTAAATCCAAAGATTTACCCCCCATGAATTTGAAAGACATCACATTGTCGGAAGATGGCAAACGGATGTATCATTGGCCATTAAACGAGTTGAAAGGCACTATTGCAATCGATGAACTCGCGGAAAAAAAGGCTTCCGTTAAAAATCCCATCTGGATCAAATCGCTGCATAATGAGTGGAAATTAGCCAAACAATTTACGGTAAATGGCAGCGCCTGTGTAGCGTTTGATCCTGCTTCTGAAACAGTACATGTAATCGGCTCCGACATCCTATATAGATACGCTGTCCGGAGTCGTCAGGGGGAAGCGTTGCCTCAAAAAAACTCCCCTCCGAGCTTTTTGCCGGGCAATCAGGCCATTTTCAATCCAGCTACCAACAAACTCTATAATTATTACGTAGATCAAAAATCCATAGCTGCCTTCGATTTCGTTTCCCGAAGCTGGAAAAGTGAGACCCTTACCCCTAAATATACGATTGCAACCGAGTACTGGCAGGCCAATAAGTTCATTGCGGGTTCTGGTTCGGACTTGTACATACTGGGCGGATACGGCCAGTTGACCTATAAAAACAGCATTCATCGGTATCGCTTTGCATCCAAAAAGTGGGAAACGATCCCAACCAAAGGGACTATTTATACTCCCCGTTATTTGGCGGCATTAGGCACAACACCCAGAGCTGATACTGCCTATCTGATTGGTGGGTATGGTAGCCTGACGGGTGAGCAAATGCTTAACCCCAAAAGCGCTTACGACCTCCTGGAATATGTAGTTAAGGAAAACACATTCCGAAAGCTTTATGAGCTTCCCGTTCCGAAAGCTGACTTTGCGTTTGCCAACTCACTGATTATTGATTCAAAATCAAACCTTTTCTACGGGCTCATCTTCCCCAATCAACAATTCAAATCACACCTTCAACTCATTCGTGGATCATTATCGAAACCGGTCTATGAGCTGGCAGGCACCTCCATTCCGTATCAGTTTCACGACACGCATTCCTACTCAGACCTGTATTATTGCCCGACCAGCCATCAGTTAGTTGCAGTCACACTTTACCGAAATGAAAAGAATACTGCTGCGATAAAAAATACTACAGATGTAAAACTCTATACGATTTCATTTCCCCCGAATGCTCTGGAACCTACCCCTTCTGCGGAAAAGCAACCCTTCAAGACGTATTGGCTCTGGATTCTGGCTGGT comes from Spirosoma aureum and encodes:
- a CDS encoding galactose oxidase, producing MLCIASITLKAQSYGLRFAGQEEIQDNRTSLNLTPEKPLCLNGTVDITFDLSLASSYTTYFGYIFRIIQNEKQNLDLLYEQKSKSFKIIIGERFSKSVIKIDSAQLFDHWNQFRIQIDLKNSKLLVYINNKLVISDQVPFGEGDCFTIFFGGNEFRNFKSKDLPPMNLKDITLSEDGKRMYHWPLNELKGTIAIDELAEKKASVKNPIWIKSLHNEWKLAKQFTVNGSACVAFDPASETVHVIGSDILYRYAVRSRQGEALPQKNSPPSFLPGNQAIFNPATNKLYNYYVDQKSIAAFDFVSRSWKSETLTPKYTIATEYWQANKFIAGSGSDLYILGGYGQLTYKNSIHRYRFASKKWETIPTKGTIYTPRYLAALGTTPRADTAYLIGGYGSLTGEQMLNPKSAYDLLEYVVKENTFRKLYELPVPKADFAFANSLIIDSKSNLFYGLIFPNQQFKSHLQLIRGSLSKPVYELAGTSIPYQFHDTHSYSDLYYCPTSHQLVAVTLYRNEKNTAAIKNTTDVKLYTISFPPNALEPTPSAEKQPFKTYWLWILAGLITGGIIVIYARRRRQLESREPHTNLLSEQSSARGVPVDEPSPASDFVDKPVFRASVFLFGNFQVFDHTGSDITKLFTPLLKELFLLLALNNIGKQRGVPSEKLNEILWPDKSGRDASNNRSVNIAKLRSILEKVGACSLSKESGYWNVSFDSSQIYVDYERYMAIINNKATLTKQTIIELEEITKRGPFLLNTEYYWLDDFKADISNNIINTFLQYADKLSINDDPEFLIQLTNFIFYYDPVNEDAIILKCKSLALMGKHTLAKNAFEKFTRDYKIIYGEDYKQSFSAFMD